Proteins from one Camelina sativa cultivar DH55 chromosome 8, Cs, whole genome shotgun sequence genomic window:
- the LOC104709678 gene encoding uncharacterized protein LOC104709678 translates to MLTRTLASAVLRQSSLYGSELPFQKTLHLKNPMNDYKPVKISRDCQELPEDIGEALCELLDANSCDDGLLNSSSRDDYSTKRSRAEPPSSSGDEEYNNNLWGHTAMPYPPAVYPNQDDLSRFHLALQRGYGVHSEYLHTSSGASNSHTEQEKSLRFNWWGLPLESPLASSLTDDDLLNMSYEEYLETHSRCMKQLDHPVMPQSRATQEPSSKTDDVSNGSSKDRSSSRKRGRDSS, encoded by the exons ATGCTCACAAGAACCTTAGCGTCAGCTGTTTTGCGCCAGAGCTCTCTGTATGGNAGTGAATTGCCTTTTCAGAAAACACTTCATCTCAAGAATCCTATGAATGATTACAAGCCTGTCAAGATTAGTCGAGATTGCCAG GAATTACCTGAAGATATCGGTGAAGCACTTTGTGAACTCCTTGATGCAAATAGCTGCGATGACGGGTTGCTCAATAG CTCTTCAAGGGATGATTATTCAACAAAAAGGTCCCGCGCAGAACCTCCGTCTTCCTCAGGAGATGAAGAGTATAATAACAATCTGTGGGGCCATACAGCCATGCCTTACCCTCCTGCGGTCTACCCAAACCAGGATGACCTCAGCAGATTTCATCTTGCACTACAGAGAGGATATGGAGTACACTCGGAATATCTCCATACATCATCAGGTGCATCTAACTCTCACACGGAGCAAGAAAAGTCTTTACGATTCAACTGGTGGGGTCTGCCTTTGGAAAGCCCTCTTGCGAGTTCCCTAACCGATGATGATTTGCTTAACATG TCTTATGAAGAATACCTTGAAACCCACAGCAGATGCATGAAACAACTTGATCATCCT GTGATGCCACAATCACGGGCCACTCAAGAGCCATCAAGTAAAACAGATGATGT AAGCAATGGTTCATCAAAAGACAggtcatcatcaagaaagagaGGACGAGATTCATCCTAG
- the LOC104707490 gene encoding nudix hydrolase 14, chloroplastic isoform X1, with translation MAGFTLLPSRLLACPSRSLPRLLHHHANLILRCKMSSSSSSSLAQSITLTSQPNEPVLVSAAPGISSSDFRDAIDSSLFRNWLRNLESESGILADGTMTLKQVLIQGVDMFGKRIGFLKFKAGIFDNETGQKVPGIVFARGPAVAVLILLESDGESYAVLTEQVRVPTGKILLELPAGMLDDDKGDFVGTAVREVEEEIGIKLKKEDMVDLTAFLDPSTGHRIFPSPGGCDEEMSVFLYRGKVEQETIRHLQGKETGLREHGEFIKVRLIPYRELWRKTADAKVLVSIGLYEMAQREGLLPRH, from the exons ATGGCTGGCTTTACTCTTCTTCCATCGCGGTTACTCGCGTGTCCTTCACGCTCTCTgcctcgtcttcttcatcaccatGCAAACCTGATTCTTCGCTGCAaaatgtcatcttcttcttcttcctctctcgcTCAATCCATCACGCTCACGAGCCAACCCAACGAGCCTGTCCTTGTCTCTGCAGCTCCGGGGATCTCATCCTCTGATTTCAG GGATGCAATAGATTCATCTCTGTTTAGGAATTGGCTAAGAAACTTGGAATCAGAGTCTGGTATCTTAGCTGATGGGACAATGACGTTAAAGCAAGTTCTTATTCAG GGAGTTGATATGTTTGGTAAAAGAATTGGCTTTCTCAAATTCAAAGCGGGTATTTTCGATAATGAAACTGGTCAGAAG GTTCCAGGTATTGTATTTGCACGAGGACCAGCTGTAGCCGTGCTCATTCTCTTGGAGTCGGATGGTGAATCTTATGCGGTTCTTACAGAACAG GTTCGGGTTCCAACTGGGAAGATACTTCTGGAATTACCTGCTGGAATGTTGGATGATGATAAAGGTGACTTTGTTGGAACTGCTGTTCGTGAG GTCGAAGAGGAGATTggtataaaactgaaaaaagaaGACATGGTTGATCTCACTGCTTTCCTTGACCCATCTACAGGTCACAGGATTTTCCCTTCTCCA GGAGGCTGTGATGAAGAGATGAGCGTGTTTCTTTACAGAGGAAAAGTGGAACAAGAAACTATCAGACACTTGCAAGGCAAAGAGACAGGACTCCGTGAACATGGTGAGTTCATCAAAGTCCGACTCATCCCATACAGAGAGCTCTGGCGCAAAACAGCTGACGCTAAGGTTCTTGTGAGCATTGGTCTCTACGAAATGGCTCAGAGAGAGGGTCTCCTGCCCAGACACTGA
- the LOC104707490 gene encoding nudix hydrolase 14, chloroplastic isoform X2, translated as MAGFTLLPSRLLACPSRSLPRLLHHHANLILRCKMSSSSSSSLAQSITLTSQPNEPVLVSAAPGISSSDFRDAIDSSLFRNWLRNLESESGILADGTMTLKQVLIQGVDMFGKRIGFLKFKAGIFDNETGIVFARGPAVAVLILLESDGESYAVLTEQVRVPTGKILLELPAGMLDDDKGDFVGTAVREVEEEIGIKLKKEDMVDLTAFLDPSTGHRIFPSPGGCDEEMSVFLYRGKVEQETIRHLQGKETGLREHGEFIKVRLIPYRELWRKTADAKVLVSIGLYEMAQREGLLPRH; from the exons ATGGCTGGCTTTACTCTTCTTCCATCGCGGTTACTCGCGTGTCCTTCACGCTCTCTgcctcgtcttcttcatcaccatGCAAACCTGATTCTTCGCTGCAaaatgtcatcttcttcttcttcctctctcgcTCAATCCATCACGCTCACGAGCCAACCCAACGAGCCTGTCCTTGTCTCTGCAGCTCCGGGGATCTCATCCTCTGATTTCAG GGATGCAATAGATTCATCTCTGTTTAGGAATTGGCTAAGAAACTTGGAATCAGAGTCTGGTATCTTAGCTGATGGGACAATGACGTTAAAGCAAGTTCTTATTCAG GGAGTTGATATGTTTGGTAAAAGAATTGGCTTTCTCAAATTCAAAGCGGGTATTTTCGATAATGAAACTG GTATTGTATTTGCACGAGGACCAGCTGTAGCCGTGCTCATTCTCTTGGAGTCGGATGGTGAATCTTATGCGGTTCTTACAGAACAG GTTCGGGTTCCAACTGGGAAGATACTTCTGGAATTACCTGCTGGAATGTTGGATGATGATAAAGGTGACTTTGTTGGAACTGCTGTTCGTGAG GTCGAAGAGGAGATTggtataaaactgaaaaaagaaGACATGGTTGATCTCACTGCTTTCCTTGACCCATCTACAGGTCACAGGATTTTCCCTTCTCCA GGAGGCTGTGATGAAGAGATGAGCGTGTTTCTTTACAGAGGAAAAGTGGAACAAGAAACTATCAGACACTTGCAAGGCAAAGAGACAGGACTCCGTGAACATGGTGAGTTCATCAAAGTCCGACTCATCCCATACAGAGAGCTCTGGCGCAAAACAGCTGACGCTAAGGTTCTTGTGAGCATTGGTCTCTACGAAATGGCTCAGAGAGAGGGTCTCCTGCCCAGACACTGA
- the LOC104707492 gene encoding protein TPX2-like isoform X2 — MEMETETETESEFDEDMDTDMMVFEVTEIDMEYEFDAARWFDFTREELALESRAAELWFETAQSYPPSLKLLKREEVLSEAKTKPLSKSEGGEVPVDVQDVNETGNGTRSGVFTFIQGGTLNRDPNESLHKGPTLSSRTPSDKLKYRPKSSIRPIPRSSTLMKPTASLLAKLDNARQVDESREKGLFPSSGSEMQSAKRQKLEGGLLRKVAEVTQETNLVHKSLKKDLDKNSLHARMKITVPQEPDFATSHRANRIRHRVDAKLDQDSTSVYRFKARPLNRKIFEAPSLPIRKKSTPKLPEFQEFRLKTSERAMQHSSAVSTSPYQGNNNRKESDKPNTTAYLDGVNREPRRPRAMDTPKDDDRKHLFKARPLNNKILSSGQDIGMFTKSKREISTPVGLRFHSERRAQPNLPTDLFSKLSLSSELQQNNGSHSRFAQPEQKTSKFTRKPMVQHCVVPETSRQWTSRSGKLEAAVQLN; from the exons ATGGAGATGGAGACAGAGACGGAGACGGAGTCGGAGTTTGATGAGGATATGGATACAGATATGATGGTGTTCGAAGTGACTGAAATCGATATGGAGTATGAGTTTGATGCTGCTCGTTGGTTTGATTTTACTCGGGAGGAGTTGGCTTTGGAGTCTCGTGCTGCTGAACTTTGGTTTGAGACCGCTCAGTCTTATCCACCGTCTC TAAAATTGTTAAAGAGAGAGGAGGTTTTGTCTGAAGCCAAGACTAAGCCTTTGTCAAAATCAGAAGGTGGGGAAGTTCCAGTAGATGTTCAAGATGTGAATGAAACAG GAAATGGAACGAGGTCTGGGGTGTTTACATTCATCCAAGGTGGTACTTTGAACAGAGATCCAAATGAGTCCTTACATAAAG GACCTACATTAAGCAGTCGGACTCCTTCTGATAAACTGAAATACCGACCAAAGTCAAGCATCAGGCCTATACCGAGAAGCTCAACATTGATGAAGCCTACTGCTAGCCTATTGGCAAAGCTAGATAATGCCAG GCAAGTTGATGAAAGTAGGGAGAAAGGTTTGTTCCCTTCATCTGGATCTGAAATGCAATCTGCTAAAAGACAGAAGCTCGAGGGAGGTCTACTTCGTAAG GTTGCTGAAGTGACGCAGGAAACGAATTTGGTCCATAAGTCACTCAAGAAG GATCTTGATAAAAACTCACTACATGCCAGGATGAAGATTACTGTCCCTCAGGAGCCTGATTTTGCTACGTCACATAGAGCAAATAGGATAAG GCACAGGGTTGATGCTAAGTTGGACCAGGACTCAACATCAGTGTATAGGTTCAAAGCACGCCCCTTGAACCGAAAA ATCTTTGAGGCTCCATCATTACCCATTCGAAAAAAGAGCACTCCTAAACTACCAGAATTTCAA GAGTTTCGCTTGAAGACCTCGGAAAGAGCTATGCAACATTCATCAGCAGTGTCAACGTCGCCATATCAGGGAAATAATAATCGTAAG GAGTCAGATAAGCCTAATACAACAGCATATCTTGACGGTGTTAACAGAGAACCAAGAAg ACCAAGAGCTATGGATACACCTAAGGATGATGATAGAAAACACCTCTTCAAAGCTCGGCCTCTTAATAATAAG ATACTTTCAAGTGGACAAGACATTGGCATGTTCACAAAAAGCAAGCGAGAAATTTCAACTCCCGTG GGGCTTAGGTTTCACTCAGAAAGGAGGGCTCAACCAAATTTGCCAACAGACCTTTTCAGTAAG CTCTCCTTATCATCCGAACTCCAGCAAAACAATGGATCTCACTCAAGATTTGCTCAGCCTGAACAA AAAACAAGCAAGTTTACTAGGAAACCGATGGTACAACACTGTGTAGTTCCTGAAACTAGCCGGCAATGGACTTCTCGGAGTGGTAAGCTTGAAGCAGCGGTGCAACTAAATTAA
- the LOC104707492 gene encoding protein TPX2-like isoform X1: MEMETETETESEFDEDMDTDMMVFEVTEIDMEYEFDAARWFDFTREELALESRAAELWFETAQSYPPSPFAVKLLKREEVLSEAKTKPLSKSEGGEVPVDVQDVNETGNGTRSGVFTFIQGGTLNRDPNESLHKGPTLSSRTPSDKLKYRPKSSIRPIPRSSTLMKPTASLLAKLDNARQVDESREKGLFPSSGSEMQSAKRQKLEGGLLRKVAEVTQETNLVHKSLKKDLDKNSLHARMKITVPQEPDFATSHRANRIRHRVDAKLDQDSTSVYRFKARPLNRKIFEAPSLPIRKKSTPKLPEFQEFRLKTSERAMQHSSAVSTSPYQGNNNRKESDKPNTTAYLDGVNREPRRPRAMDTPKDDDRKHLFKARPLNNKILSSGQDIGMFTKSKREISTPVGLRFHSERRAQPNLPTDLFSKLSLSSELQQNNGSHSRFAQPEQKTSKFTRKPMVQHCVVPETSRQWTSRSGKLEAAVQLN; the protein is encoded by the exons ATGGAGATGGAGACAGAGACGGAGACGGAGTCGGAGTTTGATGAGGATATGGATACAGATATGATGGTGTTCGAAGTGACTGAAATCGATATGGAGTATGAGTTTGATGCTGCTCGTTGGTTTGATTTTACTCGGGAGGAGTTGGCTTTGGAGTCTCGTGCTGCTGAACTTTGGTTTGAGACCGCTCAGTCTTATCCACCGTCTC ctttTGCAGTAAAATTGTTAAAGAGAGAGGAGGTTTTGTCTGAAGCCAAGACTAAGCCTTTGTCAAAATCAGAAGGTGGGGAAGTTCCAGTAGATGTTCAAGATGTGAATGAAACAG GAAATGGAACGAGGTCTGGGGTGTTTACATTCATCCAAGGTGGTACTTTGAACAGAGATCCAAATGAGTCCTTACATAAAG GACCTACATTAAGCAGTCGGACTCCTTCTGATAAACTGAAATACCGACCAAAGTCAAGCATCAGGCCTATACCGAGAAGCTCAACATTGATGAAGCCTACTGCTAGCCTATTGGCAAAGCTAGATAATGCCAG GCAAGTTGATGAAAGTAGGGAGAAAGGTTTGTTCCCTTCATCTGGATCTGAAATGCAATCTGCTAAAAGACAGAAGCTCGAGGGAGGTCTACTTCGTAAG GTTGCTGAAGTGACGCAGGAAACGAATTTGGTCCATAAGTCACTCAAGAAG GATCTTGATAAAAACTCACTACATGCCAGGATGAAGATTACTGTCCCTCAGGAGCCTGATTTTGCTACGTCACATAGAGCAAATAGGATAAG GCACAGGGTTGATGCTAAGTTGGACCAGGACTCAACATCAGTGTATAGGTTCAAAGCACGCCCCTTGAACCGAAAA ATCTTTGAGGCTCCATCATTACCCATTCGAAAAAAGAGCACTCCTAAACTACCAGAATTTCAA GAGTTTCGCTTGAAGACCTCGGAAAGAGCTATGCAACATTCATCAGCAGTGTCAACGTCGCCATATCAGGGAAATAATAATCGTAAG GAGTCAGATAAGCCTAATACAACAGCATATCTTGACGGTGTTAACAGAGAACCAAGAAg ACCAAGAGCTATGGATACACCTAAGGATGATGATAGAAAACACCTCTTCAAAGCTCGGCCTCTTAATAATAAG ATACTTTCAAGTGGACAAGACATTGGCATGTTCACAAAAAGCAAGCGAGAAATTTCAACTCCCGTG GGGCTTAGGTTTCACTCAGAAAGGAGGGCTCAACCAAATTTGCCAACAGACCTTTTCAGTAAG CTCTCCTTATCATCCGAACTCCAGCAAAACAATGGATCTCACTCAAGATTTGCTCAGCCTGAACAA AAAACAAGCAAGTTTACTAGGAAACCGATGGTACAACACTGTGTAGTTCCTGAAACTAGCCGGCAATGGACTTCTCGGAGTGGTAAGCTTGAAGCAGCGGTGCAACTAAATTAA
- the LOC104707493 gene encoding uncharacterized protein LOC104707493: protein MTYHEEDDAVSEVRARVEDDRDEKSGNYVKLSDDEFEEHREEEDSSSSSPSSSSSSSSSSSSSSCGQKRSVWFWIKLGFFFTILTALCLAGYKWLAPLIMDKELIPLIKWEMETFTHPVCGIIVFASVSLFPVILIPTTPSMWVAGITFGYGYGLLLTLPAVAIGVSLPYFISYLFCNKIQGWLEKYPDQAAMLRAAGGGSWFHQFRAVTLIRISPFPFALYNYCAVATRVKYGPYIAGSLAGMAPEIFVALYTGILIRTLADASTVEQKGISILQIVLNIIGFVATVVTTILITKYAKRQLEVMKKEEEALLLQ from the exons ATGACTTATCACGAGGAAGACGATGCGGTTTCTGAAGTTCGGGCGAGAGTTGAAGATGATAGAGATGAGAAATCAGGGAATTACGTTAAACTtagtgatgatgagtttgaagaacatcgagaagaagaagattcatcatcatcatcaccgtcctcttcttcttcttcttcttcttcttcttcttcttcttcttgtggacaGAAACGATCTGTGTGGTTTTGGATCAAGCTTGGTTTTTTCTTCACGATTCTGACTGCTTTGTGTCTCGCTGGTTACAAATGGCTCGCTCCTTTAATCATGGATAAG GAGCTAATCCCACTTATAAAATGGGAGATGGAGACATTTACACACCCGGTGTGTGGTATTATTGTGTTTGCATCCGTGTCTTTATTCCCTGTGATACTTATTCCAACTACGCCATCAATGTGGGTGGCTGGGATTACATTTGGTTATGGCTATGGTCTTCTCCTTACTCTTCCAGCTGTAGCTATTGGTGTATCACTTCCTTACTTCATCAGCTATCTCTTCTGCAACAAAATTCAA GGTTGGTTAGAAAAATATCCAGATCAAGCTGCAATGTTGAGAGCTGCTGGTGGAGGCAGTTGGTTTCACCAGTTTCGAGCTGTAACGTTAATACGGATTTCTCCATTCCCTTTTGCTCTTTATAACTATTGCGCTGTTGCAACTCGTGTGAAGTACGGTCCTTACATAGCTGGTTCCCTCGCGGGCATGGCGCCAGAGATTTTCGTCGCACTTTATAC AGGGATTCTTATAAGGACACTGGCAGATGCATCCACTGTGGAACAAAAAGGCATCTCGATTCTTCAGATTGTTCTCAACATTATTGGTTTTGTAGCAACCGTTGTGACAACTATTCTCATCACTAAGTATGCGAAAAGACAGCTCGAAGTtatgaagaaggaggaggaagctTTGTTATTACAGTAA
- the LOC104707498 gene encoding disease resistance-like protein CSA1 — MAGIGKSALADCLYGRLRGQFDGSCFLSKISENLGRSGLEYLLEKLLSTLLNERNLEIGAPETAHAKFESRLKSKKLLIVLDDVNHEKQVRDLMGHRNWYRGGSRIIVTTRDCKLVETIQGRKYLLPKLNDREALKLFSSNAFGDTGPLKEFQSLTNMVLDYAKGHPLALKVLGSDLCQKDKQFWEARLEILKSKSHGDIYEVLETSFDELSIEQKDIFLDIACFFRSEKVDYVTSLLYSRGTNVSTVIQELVDKCLITLVDNRIEMHDMLQTMGKEISTKPEPIGIRDYRWISQHRPQRDWHLRLWDCEDICDQLTKDMGSKKIRGIFLDTSNLGEMRLRSKAFNGMYNLKYIKIYDSRCSRRCEVDHKLYSRNGFDFLPDELTYLHWHGCPLQSLPQNFYPKNLVDLKLPYSKLVEIWGDDKDARMLKWVDLSHSLELRRCLGLANAQNLERLNLEGCKSLEKLPSSMNCLEKLIYLNLRECTSLRSLPKEIKNQSLQTLILSGCSSLKKCPLISENVEVLLLDGTAIKTLPESIETLRKLVLLNLRNCKKLKRLTSGLYKLNCLRELILSGCSQLEVFPDIKEDMEALEIFLLDDTAITEMPKMMHLSNIKTFSLCGTSSQDFISMFFMSPTLCCSRLTDLYLSRCNLYKLPDNIGGLSSLQSLCLSGNNIDNLPESFNQLQNLKWFDLKYCKFLKSIPALPQNLQYLDAHECESLETLTNPLTQLNVGERIQSMFIFSNCYKLNKEAHESLVGHARIKSQLMANASAKRYYRGFIPEPLVGISFPATDIPSWFCHQRLDAH, encoded by the exons ATGGCTGGGATTGGTAAAAGCGCCCTTGCTGATTGTTTGTACGGACGGTTGCGAGGTCAGTTCGATGGTAGctgttttctttcaaaaatcagTGAAAATCTAGGTCGAAGCGGGTTAGAATATTTGTTAGAGAAGCTCTTGTCTACATTGCTAAACGAAAGAAATCTGGAGATTGGAGCTCCTGAAACTGCACATGCGAAATTTGAGAGCCGTCTCAAGAGCAAGAAACTGCTTATTGTGCTTGATGATGTGAATCATGAGAAACAAGTAAGAGATCTTATGGGGCACCGTAATTGGTATCGAGGAGGAAGTAGAATCATCGTTACTACTAGAGACTGTAAACTGGTGGAGACGATCCAAGGCCGGAAATATTTGCTCCCGAAATTGAATGATAGAGAAGCCTTGAAGCTCTTTAGCTCGAATGCGTTTGGTGACACTGGCCCTCTAAAAGAGTTTCAGAGTTTGACAAATATGGTTCTTGATTATGCTAAAGGCCACCCTTTGGCTCTTAAGGTTTTAGGATCTGATCTTTGCCAGAAGGATAAACAGTTTTGGGAAGCTAGGTTGGAAATACTCAAAAGTAAATCTCATGGAGATATCTACGAAGTTCTTGAAACTAGTTTTGATGAACTTAGCATTGAGCAGAAAGATATCTTTCTTGATATTGCATGTTTCTTTCGATCAGAGAAGGTGGATTACGTGACAAGCCTTTTGTACAGTCGTGGAACGAATGTGTCTACCGTGATACAAGAACTCGTTGACAAATGTTTGATTACCCTTGTTGATAATCGCATCGAGATGCATGACATGTTGCAGACGATGGGAAAGGAGATTAGTACAAAACCAGAACCAATCGGAATAAGAGACTATAGGTGGATATCACAACATCGTCCGCAGCGCGATTGGCATCTCAGACTATGGGATTGTGAAGATATCTGTGACCAGCTGACAAAAGACATG GGTTCTAAAAAAATAAGAGGGATTTTTCTTGACACATCAAATCTAGGAGAAATGCGTCTAAGATCCAAAGCCTTCAACGGGATGTACAATctcaaatacataaaaatttatgattctCGGTGTTCTCGTAGGTGTGAAGTGGATCATAAACTGTACTCTCGAAATGGGTTTGATTTCCTTCCTGATGAACTTACTTATCTACATTGGCATGGATGCCCTCTACAGAGTCTCCCTCAGAACTTTTACCCCAAGAACCTAGTCGACCTTAAGTTGCCATATAGTAAATTAGTAGAGATTTGGGGTGATGACAAG GATGCTAGAATGCTCAAATGGGTCGACCTCAGTCATTCGTTGGAACTACGCCGGTGTTTGGGTTTGGCAAATGCTCAAAATCTTGAAAGATTGAATCTGGAAGGATGTAAAAGTTTGGAAAAGTTGCCATCATCGATGAATTGTTTGGAAAAGCTTATTTACCTCAATCTCAGGGAATGCACAAGCCTTAGGAGTCttccaaaagaaataaaaaaccaatCCCTGCAAACTCTTATTCTCAGCGGCTGCTCCAGCTTAAAGAAATGTCCACTAATCTCAGAAAATGTTGAAGTTCTACTTTTAGATGGCACTGCTATAAAGACCCTTCCTGAATCCATTGAAACCTTAAGAAAActtgttttgttgaatttgagGAACTGCAAAAAGCTGAAGCGTCTTACTTCTGGTCTTTATAAGTTGAACTGTCTACGAGAGCTAATACTTTCAGGCTGCTCACAACTAGAGGTTTTTCCAGACATCAAGGAAGACATGGAGGCTTTGGAGATTTTTCTTCTAGATGATACAGCCATCACTGAGATGCCAAAGATGATGCATTTGAGCAATATCAAGACATTTTCGCTATGTGGAACAAGCAGTCAAGATTTTATTAGTATGTTCTTCATGTCACCAACATTGTGCTGTTCTCGGTTAACAGATCTTTACCTCTCAAGATGCAATCTCTACAAACTCCCAGATAATATTGGTGGTCTATCCTCTCTGCAGTCTTTATGTTTAAGCGGGAACAACATCGATAATCTGCCAGAGAGCTTCAACCAACTTCAGAATCTGAAATGGTTTGATTTAAAGTATTGCAAATTCCTCAAATCTATACCAGCCCTTCCTCAAAACCTGCAATATCTGGATGCACATGAGTGCGAGTCACTTGAAACTTTGACAAATCCATTGACACAGTTGAATGTGGGAGAGAGGATCCAGTCTATGTTCATATTTAGCAATTGTTACAAACTCAACAAAGAAGCACATGAGAGCCTTGTGGGTCATGCTCGAATCAAAAGTCAATTGATGGCTAATGCATCTGCCAAACGTTATTATAGG GGATTCATCCCAGAGCCTCTGGTCGGAATCAGTTTTCCGGCAACTGATATACCTAGCTGGTTCTGCCACCAAAGATTGGACGCTCACTAG
- the LOC104709679 gene encoding TMV resistance protein N-like, with amino-acid sequence MESPPASSAKFDVFLSFRGFDTRNNFTGHLQDKLSGKGIDDRLRRGDDIAALFDRIEQSKIAIIVFSKNFTNSAWCLRELVKILQCRDINKQVVIPIFYKIEKSELLMVGDERFTEDESSSWRESCVDHSFQHLWLCYQ; translated from the coding sequence ATGGAGTCTCCTCCTGCTTCCTCTGCAAAGTTCGATGTGTTTCTTAGTTTCAGAGGTTTCGACACACGAAACAACTTCACAGGCCATCTACAAGATAAGCTTTCCGGAAAGGGAATCGACGACAGGCTCCGCCGAGGGGACGACATCGCCGCGCTTTTCGATCGAATCGAGCAATCCAAGATTGCCATCATTGTCTTCTCGAAGAACTTCACAAACTCCGCGTGGTGCCTCCGAGAGCTTGTGAAAATCCTCCAGTGTAGGGACATAAACAAACAGGTGGTGATACCAATCTtctacaaaattgaaaaatcagAGTTGTTGATGGTGGGAGACGAGCGTTTCACTGAGGACGAGTCTTCATCATGGAGAGAGAGCTGCGTTGACCACAGCTTTCAACATCTCTGGCTATGTTATCAATGA